One Diabrotica virgifera virgifera chromosome 3, PGI_DIABVI_V3a genomic window carries:
- the LOC114333761 gene encoding L-threonine ammonia-lyase-like, translating to MNMNKRDDCFCPKSLLSKQNNPEVTTSNFTSSNQPVSRSTVNADDIDIDAIEEVPDEFCNPDSPVIVSFDEVKKAEEAIKDGVVHTPFARSYHLSKLFGMEIYLKYDFKQITGSFKDRGARYACLNLTDEQRRAGVITASAGNHAQAMSYHGTSLGVPVTVVMPVTSPIMKITKCRDYGSNVILKGKHYGEARKVALYLAKKHNMVFINGYDHPNVIAGQGSVGMEICRDLPDVDVVVVPTGGGGLLSGICVAVKGMNPQSKIIAVEAERAAGFKNAMDHGRPTDTTILPSLADGLSVPCVGYNAFATAQPHIEKVISLKENCIALGILRLVEMEKVVVEGSGASGVAAILGGHLNEYKGKKIAIVLSGGNIDTSVLGRVLERGLAADGRYIKVKVTVRDRAGGVSELLTDISDNGVGIKHVMHERAWVTSDVYSVLVKCILETRDYQHSLDLKEALHKKYDLVEFVDFPSAPPGTVPC from the coding sequence ATGAATATGAATAAAAGAGATGATTGTTTTTGTCCAAAATCTCTTCTATCTAAACAAAATAATCCTGAAGTGACTACCAGTAATTTTACATCAAGCAATCAACCAGTGTCGCGTTCAACAGTAAATGCAGATGACATCGATATAGATGCTATAGAAGAGGTACCAGATGAATTTTGTAATCCTGATTCTCCGGTAATAGTTTCATTTGACGAAGTTAAAAAAGCTGAAGAAGCCATAAAGGACGGAGTAGTACATACACCCTTTGCACGATCATATCATTTATCAAAATTGTTTGGCATGGAGATATATTTAAAGTATGATTTTAAGCAAATTACGGGAAGTTTCAAAGATAGAGGAGCACGATATGCTTGTCTTAATCTAACAGACGAACAGAGAAGGGCTGGAGTTATTACAGCTTCTGCAGGAAACCATGCTCAAGCCATGTCCTACCATGGAACATCTTTGGGGGTTCCCGTTACAGTTGTTATGCCTGTCACTTCCCCCATCATGAAGATCACTAAATGCAGAGATTATGGATCTAACGTTATACTAAAAGGGAAACATTATGGAGAGGCCAGAAAAGTTGCTTTATACTTGGCAAAAAAGCATAACATGGTTTTTATAAACGGTTATGATCATCCAAATGTCATTGCTGGACAAGGTTCCGTGGGTATGGAGATATGTCGCGACTTGCCAGATGTTGATGTAGTTGTAGTACCAACAGGTGGAGGTGGTCTCTTGTCAGGAATATGTGTTGCTGTTAAAGGGATGAATCCTCAATCTAAAATAATTGCAGTAGAAGCTGAGCGTGCAGCTGGTTTCAAGAACGCCATGGATCATGGAAGACCTACTGATACAACAATACTACCGTCACTGGCTGATGGACTTTCAGTGCCTTGTGTAGGATATAATGCGTTCGCTACAGCTCAACCCCATATAGAAAAAGTTATTAGCTTAAAAGAAAACTGTATCGCCCTTGGCATTTTAAGACTCGTAGAAATGGAAAAGGTAGTCGTAGAAGGTTCGGGAGCATCAGGAGTAGCAGCCATattaggcggacatttgaatgaATATAAAGGCAAAAAAATCGCTATAGTACTATCTGGTGGAAATATCGACACATCAGTTTTGGGTAGAGTTCTGGAAAGAGGCCTTGCAGCAGACGGAAGATACATAAAAGTAAAAGTAACTGTCAGAGACAGAGCAGGTGGAGTATCTGAACTTTTGACTGATATTAGTGATAATGGAGTTGGCATTAAGCATGTTATGCATGAAAGAGCATGGGTTACTTCAGATGTGTACAGTGTTTTGGTTAAATGTATACTTGAAACAAGAGATTATCAGCATAGTTTGGACCTGAAGGAAGCTTTACACAAGAAATATGATTTGGTGGAGTTTGTAGACTTTCCTTCTGCGCCACCTGGAACTGTTCCTTGCTAA